The genomic stretch TTAGTATAAAAGTGAGTGAAAGTGCAAATTTTTACGTCTTTTCAACTTATATTTTTTCTCTATATTCTAATTTAAAAGAGCTTCCTATAATAGTTTTAGAAGCAATTATATTTCAATTGTTCACAATGCCACTTTTTGGTTTTTTATCAGATATTATTGGAAGAAGATTAGTAGTTATCATAGGGCTCATTATAATGAGCATTGGAAGTTATCTTTTAACATTAAAGATCATTTATTATGGAGAAATAGTTATGTCTATCTCGGATTCTGCGTTATACGCTCCTCAATCATCAATTTTTACTGAAACATTTAATAAAAAATATAGATTTACTGCATCTAATTTCTCATATCAAACAGCAAGTATAATTGGAGGTGCTTTAGCCCCTCTCTTAATTTCAGACTATTCTAACCTCTTTATATTCATAATGTTAAGCTACATAGCCATTACATGTATAGGTATACATTTCATAGAAGAAACGAAAGGGAAAGGAATAGTATAGTTATCAGATTGGAAGTAGTTGTTTAATTGAGTCAGAAACTTAAATTTTAAAATATTTTTATATAATTAATAATTATACAAAATTTGAAAAAGAAATTAATGATTATCATGTGAATAGAAAGAAAAATTGTATCAACTACTTAGATGTTAGCATAAAAATAAGTGTGGAAAATAATTGTATATGTAGATTTTATATAGAAATTAATCTATGAGAAATCTTTTACATCACGTAAAGTATCATAACATAATCAATAACATGAGTTTTTTAAATTACCTTATTAACCATATATAGTGTATGAGCTTCACATAGCTTTGCGTAAAAGGTCTTTAGAATATTTAAAAGCTTCTGAAGAAACATTTATTCATGGATTCTATAGCGCTTCTGGATTAATATCACAAATTTCCGCAGAACTTGCAGTTAAGGCAACTATTGCCTTTCTTGGCTATTCATTCCCAGAAACTCATGAAATAAGGAAGCTTTTGTCTGTGCTATCAACACTTATATTAAAAGATGAAATTTCAGCATTCATAAAAGCTAAGGGGGGAGCATATCCTTTTAGAAGATGGTAGACAAAGGGGGCAATATTTTTCTTACGGACTTGGAAAGGATGATGCAGAAATCTGCTTAAATACTACTAGGGAGATAATTAATCTTGTAAGAAAAGTCTGGGAAGATAAATGGTGTTCGGAATCGAGAGAATAAAATACCCTGAAGAAAACTGGAAGAATATTGCATAACTACTACTTAATACTGCTAAAAAATTCGTAGATGTTAAGGAGGCTATAGTTTACGGTTCTGTTATAAAAAGGAGGGCTATGGGGAGCAGTGATTTAGATATAGCTCTAGTTATTGGAAACTTAGACGCCAAGAAAGTAAGTGAACTTCTCATTAAAATTCATCTCTCTTTACCAGAGGATATTTCTGAACTTGTAGATTTAAACTTAGTAGACGAGAAAGATGAAAAGGAGTTCTTAAAGTTCGCTGGATATTATACAACACTTAAGTAATAAATCGTCTTGTCCATAAAATACTTTATAATTAGATATAATACTTATCGTGTTTTTAAATATTCCAGTTATAGGTCATTATACATAGGTTACTCTGTGTTAGGCTGTAATTCTATTCTATGCAATACTTAATTTGATATACGCGCACTCACTTTATATTTCATGATAAAAACTAAAGATAAAGTAAGATATTCTTAACTCTTCCATGTTTACAAGTTATTATCTCATAAGGCTAAAAATGATATTCCTAATACCTAACTAAGACATTAAGGATATAAATTGAGATAAGCGTTTACGATATAATCTATAAGGAATGTAATAAAAAATTGCCAAGAAATATTAACTGAGCCTACTCAGTAAGGCAATATTCACTATATCTACAAAAAACTGGGACTATAAACTAAAAATGAAATTTCAATATACGATTCTCTTATGGAAGAGCTAATTAGAAGAGCTGAAGAAGAATGAATTGATATATGAGGAGTTGATCATACGCATTGTAAAAAAGATCTTCAAAATGAGGTTAAGCTTAGACTTGAATTGACCGAAAATTATATGAAAGAGTAGGATAAATATTTAAAGAAAATAATCCAATTAAAGCATAGAAGGAGTCTTATAAGATCACTGAGGAGATTGTTAAAGCTGTAGCTGAAAGTTTTACTTATCAGAATATCAGCAAGTAATGAAAGAGGATAGATAGTACACTTATCTCCTAGCTAAAGCCTCTAATACTCTTCCAATCAAGTTAGGAAAATTGGTTTGGATAGTTAAAATTAGTGTATATGTGCTCTATGTCTGGGGTTTCATGAATTAATACAGTTAACGATATTACTTCATGCGTGGAGAGGTCTAGGGAAATTCTAGTAGAGAGTAAAAATATTATTAAGGTTAAATTACCTACTAATATTACTTCTATTGTTTTACTTCCAGATTATTAAATACTCTATCTCCGTTAGCTTTATGCCATCAGAGTTGGAATAGTGTTTATTGGAAAATCGTCGCATTTTATTATAAGGCTTATGATATACTTAATTTTAGTCTTAGAAGACAAACCGATAAGGCCTAATGAAATATCTATTTAGAAAACAATATCTATTTAGAAATTTACAGTATTTCAATTAATACTCAGGTGTTAAGAAACCGCTACTTAATCGTATTTTTTACGTTTTCCCTATTATCATTTGGCTTTTTTATCATCTAGTTTGCCCATGTTTACTTTTAGTATATTTTGTATTCATTATGCCTTATCTATAATGTCGTTGACATTTAACCTTTGTTATTGCATTAACTTATAACTCTACATTTAAAGAAGAGCATAAAATATGGGCCCGCTGGGATTTGAACCCAGGACCTCCGCCGTGTCAGGGCGACGTCCTAACCAGGCTAGACGACGGGCCCATTATCATATTTTAAATTAAGATTTAAAAGATTATAGGTTAAGAATTACCTAGTTTTAAACTACTCTTATACTATCAAGTATCTGTGGAGCATAGACTTTAGTCCCTTTCATTCCAATTTTTTCTTTCTCTCTTTCTACTAATCTTCTGAAAGACTCTATAGAGCCTGGCTCACCATGATTTAGTAATAGATTCTTAGGTTTTACATTTAGATTCTTAAGGAAGTTTAAGAGTTGTCTTCTATCAGAGTGACCGGAAAATCCTTCCACTTTTGTGACTTCCATCTTTATTTGTATATTTTCAATCCTACCATCTCTATCAATAATTTGTATTTCTTGTGCTCCGTCACTCACTTTTCTACCCAATGTTCCCTCTGCCTGGTAACTCACGAATATTATCGAATTCTTATTATCTGGAGCCATTGTCTTAAAGAATTCTACTGCTGGGCCTCCGTTTAACATACCAGATGTTGCTAAGATAATTGATGGCTCGCCTTGTGCAATGTCTTCTCTATATCCTTCAATTCTGTGGAAGAATTCCGACATGAACGGATTCTCATCTTTATATAGTATTGCTTCCCTTACTTCTCTGCTTAACATTTCTGGGTAAGCGTTATGTATTGCTGTAATTTCTTCAACTAAACCTGTAATATAGATTGGTACTTCTGGTATTAACTTCTTTTTCATTGCATCATTTAAAACCAGCATTATTTCTTGACCTCTTCCAACGGCTAGAACTGGGATTAGTACTCTTCCTCCTCTACTAATAGTTCTATTTATAATCTCTATAAGTTTTGCCTCAGCTTCTTCTCTGTTTTCTTGCTCATGGTCTCCATATGTTGTCTCCATAATTAACGTGTCAACTCTTGGAAACTCATCATTAGCCTTATCTAATAATTTAGTTCTAGAGTATTTGAAATCACCAGTATAAACGATATTATGCGTTCCATCACCTATATGAAGATGTGCCATAGCAGAGCCTAATATATGCCCAGCATTATAGAATGTTAGTTTAATATCTGGAGCTATATCAGTAACTTCTTCATAATCAAGTGTTATAGTGTGTAGTAATTCTTTCCTAACTTCCTTGGCTGTATAGGGTAAGGGTCTTCCTTCTTTTTCTGCTACATCTAGTGCATCTAATTGCATTAATGCCATTATATCTCTTGTGGGTGCAGTTGTATAGACAGGACCATTATATCCATATTTAAATAATAAAGGAACCATTCCACAATGGTCTAAGTGCGCATGTGTTATTACGACTGCATCAATATCTTCAAGTCTTACTTGATCAATGTCAAGTTTTGGAAATAATTTTTCTCCATAACTTACACTTGGATTTAATCCCACGTCTAATAATACTTTGCTTTCTGGAGTTTCTACTAATACTGCAGATCTACCTACTTCTTGAAATCCACCTAGTGCAGTTATCCTAACATTTCTATCTTTGAATAACAGTTCTCTATGTATTCTTTCACCAAAGATTTTTAACATCTTTGCTCTATACTCAGTCTCGTTATAAATATGTGTTAAAATACTATCATATGTCCTAGATTTTAATGGTGGTTCTCTTACTATTATAGGTCTCCAAAAAGTCTCGAAAAATATTTTATTCTGGATTGTTCCTCCTTTTCCTATCACAAGTCCAGGCTTTTTAGCTTTTATTAGTACTTCACCTAATTCATCATCAAACTTTATATCTGTAATTTCTGCCTCTTTTGGTACAATATTCTTTATAATCTCTATTGTCTCTTTCTTATCTTTTCTTGCTTTCTCATCAGCTTTTAGTACAATCCTCTTTCTAATGTCCTTCGCAATTTTCTTTAACAATTCTGTTTTATCAGCTAATATTGTTGGATTCTTAACGTATATCGCTATTTCTGGACCTTCAAACTCAATTTTTGTTATTCCAGCTTCTTTTGGTATATTATTATATATTGTTGCTATTATGTTTAATCTAAGAGACGACACCTATTTCACCAACTATAAGAAGTAGATGTACAAATTAGATATGGTAATTTTTAATATATAAATGCTTGTTATATAAGTTGTGGAGCTGAAAGAACATATAATTGACTTGCCAAAGAAAGTTTACATCGGTTATGATATAATTGATAATATAAAAGAATACATATTATCACTTAATCTTTCCGGTCCTTTCTTGGTAGTAACTGGTCCACTAGTTAGGAAAATTATTACGGATAAAA from Sulfolobus sp. S-194 encodes the following:
- a CDS encoding HEPN domain-containing protein, with protein sequence MYELHIALRKRSLEYLKASEETFIHGFYSASGLISQISAELAVKATIAFLGYSFPETHEIRKLLSVLSTLILKDEISAFIKAKGGAYPFRRW
- a CDS encoding beta-CASP ribonuclease aCPSF1, giving the protein MSSLRLNIIATIYNNIPKEAGITKIEFEGPEIAIYVKNPTILADKTELLKKIAKDIRKRIVLKADEKARKDKKETIEIIKNIVPKEAEITDIKFDDELGEVLIKAKKPGLVIGKGGTIQNKIFFETFWRPIIVREPPLKSRTYDSILTHIYNETEYRAKMLKIFGERIHRELLFKDRNVRITALGGFQEVGRSAVLVETPESKVLLDVGLNPSVSYGEKLFPKLDIDQVRLEDIDAVVITHAHLDHCGMVPLLFKYGYNGPVYTTAPTRDIMALMQLDALDVAEKEGRPLPYTAKEVRKELLHTITLDYEEVTDIAPDIKLTFYNAGHILGSAMAHLHIGDGTHNIVYTGDFKYSRTKLLDKANDEFPRVDTLIMETTYGDHEQENREEAEAKLIEIINRTISRGGRVLIPVLAVGRGQEIMLVLNDAMKKKLIPEVPIYITGLVEEITAIHNAYPEMLSREVREAILYKDENPFMSEFFHRIEGYREDIAQGEPSIILATSGMLNGGPAVEFFKTMAPDNKNSIIFVSYQAEGTLGRKVSDGAQEIQIIDRDGRIENIQIKMEVTKVEGFSGHSDRRQLLNFLKNLNVKPKNLLLNHGEPGSIESFRRLVEREKEKIGMKGTKVYAPQILDSIRVV